TATTGCACCATTCCTCCTCTTCAAACAATGCACTACAACCCCACCGAGTTACATCCTCAAGGAAGTGTCTCTCACAGCCTATCCATCTCAAATCCTTGCCGTTGTTGGCCCTAGTGGAGCTGGAAAATCCACTCTTTTAGACATTTTAGCTGCCAGAACTTCACCGACAAGTGGCATTCTCCTTCTCAACTCAACCCCTATCAATCCTTCTTCATTTCGCAAGCTGTCAGCTTATGTCCCTCAACATGATGCATGCCTCCAGTTGCTTACTGTATCTGAAACATTCACCTTTGCTGCTCGCCTTCTCAACCCAAAATCATCACAAATCGCCACCATCGTTGAGTCTCTTCTCAACGAGCTAAACCTGACACACTTGGCTAATGCAAGGTTAGCTCATGGACTATCCGGTGGGGAACGGAGGCGTGTTTCAATAGGGCTAAGCCTCCTTCATGACCCAGGTATCTTACTCCTTGACGAACCCACTTCAGGGCTTGATAGTAAATCAGCTCTTAATGTGATGCAAACCCTGAAATCCATTGCTACTTCACGTTATAGAACTGTGATTTTGTCCATTCATCAACCAAGCTTCAATATCCTTTCTACTATCGACAAAATACTTTTGTTGAATAAAGGAACTGTGGTTCACCATGGTAGCCTTTCTTCACTGGAAAGTTTCTTGCTATCTAATGGCTTCACTGTCCCTCCACAGCTTAACGCCCTTGAATATGCCATGGAAATTCTAAACCAGCTTCAGGAGAGTAAACCCAACACACCACCATCACTACCTCCATCACCAGACAATTCTACAATCTCCCCTTCTGATAATAAAGCAAGAAGTGTAAAAAACAAGAGTTCAAGACTCCATGAAATCTGTGTTCTATATAGTAGGTTTTGGAAGATTATTTATAGAACAAGGCAGCTATTGTTGACAAATACATTAGAAGCACTTGTTGTTGGTCTTGTTCTAGGAACCATTTACATCAACCTTGGATATGGCAAGCAAGGTATAGAAAAAAGGTTTGGTCTCTTTGCTTTCACTCTCACTTTCCTTCTCTCTTCCACTACTGAAACACTCCCCATCTTCATCAATGAAAGGCCAATTCTACTAAGAGAAACATCAAGTGGGCTTTATAAACTATCATCTTATCTCATAGCAAACACTCTTGTTTTCTTGCCATACTTGCTTGCAATTGCCATCATTTACTCAGTCTCGATTTATTTCATGGTGGGTCTTTGTGGTACTTGGCAAGCTTTTGCTTACTTTGTTTTGGTCATTTGGGTCATTGTCTTGATGGGAAACTCATTTGTATTATTCTTGAGCTCTCTTGCACCAAATTACATAGCAGGAACTTCTTTGGTGACAATACTTCTTggtggattctttctcttctctggcTACTTCATTTCACAGGATAGTATGCCCAAGTACTGGCTCTTCATGCACTTCTTTTCCATGTACAAGTATGCCCT
The sequence above is drawn from the Populus alba chromosome 15, ASM523922v2, whole genome shotgun sequence genome and encodes:
- the LOC118057246 gene encoding ABC transporter G family member 4 translates to MEDQSQPSPPPPLPQPPPPLKTYKITASSISYVKSTTTSNSIIAPFLLFKQCTTTPPSYILKEVSLTAYPSQILAVVGPSGAGKSTLLDILAARTSPTSGILLLNSTPINPSSFRKLSAYVPQHDACLQLLTVSETFTFAARLLNPKSSQIATIVESLLNELNLTHLANARLAHGLSGGERRRVSIGLSLLHDPGILLLDEPTSGLDSKSALNVMQTLKSIATSRYRTVILSIHQPSFNILSTIDKILLLNKGTVVHHGSLSSLESFLLSNGFTVPPQLNALEYAMEILNQLQESKPNTPPSLPPSPDNSTISPSDNKARSVKNKSSRLHEICVLYSRFWKIIYRTRQLLLTNTLEALVVGLVLGTIYINLGYGKQGIEKRFGLFAFTLTFLLSSTTETLPIFINERPILLRETSSGLYKLSSYLIANTLVFLPYLLAIAIIYSVSIYFMVGLCGTWQAFAYFVLVIWVIVLMGNSFVLFLSSLAPNYIAGTSLVTILLGGFFLFSGYFISQDSMPKYWLFMHFFSMYKYALDALLINEYSCLVNKCFLWYQENSTCMVTGGDVLQKRGLHERQRWTNIYILLGFFVFYRVLCLLVLIRRVSRSKK